One window from the genome of Echinicola vietnamensis DSM 17526 encodes:
- a CDS encoding glycosyltransferase family 4 protein — MAYNLSTPSIATSKNEKNEAKVASKSIMKVLFVSSGNLKNFDVAPFIKVQGDSLMSQNVEVDYFRVIGKGPKGYYSNVKRLRKHLRTNSYDLIHAHFTLSAWVVVLANPRLPIVLSLMGTDAYGRVNKLSQNKPSLNYLTILSVLIQPFVKKIISKSPNIEQVVWQKSKSHLLPNGVNMENLHPYEQNFREELNLSPDKKYVLFLGNPKDRRKNYNQLLSIKDKLAENGINVLAPYPISHDLIFKYLNAVDALIMCSFQEGSPNVVKEAMACNCKGVFTDVGDVKYLINNTNGYSICDFTSEDLFIKIKNVISLDNCEGRNRLIELGLSVPKVAAKLKSIYLSALE, encoded by the coding sequence ATGGCATATAATTTAAGTACTCCTTCTATTGCCACGTCGAAAAACGAAAAAAATGAAGCAAAAGTAGCTTCAAAAAGTATTATGAAAGTCCTATTTGTTTCTTCTGGCAATTTGAAAAATTTTGATGTCGCTCCTTTCATAAAGGTTCAAGGAGATTCTTTAATGAGCCAAAACGTGGAAGTAGACTATTTCAGAGTGATAGGAAAAGGTCCTAAAGGATATTACTCAAACGTAAAACGACTACGGAAACATTTGAGGACTAATTCTTACGATCTAATTCATGCACATTTCACACTTTCCGCTTGGGTAGTAGTATTGGCCAACCCAAGATTACCTATCGTCCTTTCATTAATGGGAACTGATGCTTATGGAAGGGTGAATAAACTATCTCAAAATAAACCCAGTCTTAACTACCTCACGATTTTGAGCGTTTTGATTCAGCCTTTTGTAAAAAAAATCATTTCAAAATCTCCAAATATAGAACAAGTCGTTTGGCAAAAGAGTAAAAGTCATCTTCTACCAAATGGAGTAAATATGGAAAACCTTCATCCATATGAGCAGAATTTTAGAGAAGAGCTCAACTTATCGCCAGATAAAAAGTATGTCCTATTCCTTGGAAACCCGAAAGATCGCAGAAAGAACTATAATCAATTACTCTCCATAAAAGATAAATTAGCAGAAAATGGAATTAACGTATTGGCGCCTTACCCCATAAGCCATGATCTTATTTTCAAATATTTAAATGCTGTGGACGCTTTAATCATGTGTTCATTTCAAGAAGGATCACCTAATGTTGTCAAGGAAGCAATGGCTTGCAATTGTAAAGGTGTATTTACGGATGTCGGAGATGTAAAGTACTTGATTAATAATACTAATGGATATTCAATATGTGATTTTACGTCTGAAGATCTTTTTATCAAAATCAAAAATGTTATATCTTTAGATAATTGTGAAGGACGGAATCGATTAATTGAGCTTGGTTTATCTGTACCAAAGGTAGCAGCTAAGCTTAAAAGTATCTATTTATCGGCATTAGAATAG
- a CDS encoding glycosyltransferase, producing MKRSNFIDETLMEDADEGTFAIEFSKNKTLTNSFPEKTINVLFVSSGNLKNFDLAPFIRVQGESLAQVGINVTYFKIKGKGSSGYINNIENLKKFIKENDFDLIHAHFTLSGWVAALTFPKQPLVLSLMGTDALGRVKSQWKITKIFNHLTMLTYFIQPFVQKIISKSQNIDNHVWLKNKSYILPNGVDLSKFDGKRTDYKEELNLSRDKKYILFLGKKDDRNKNFQFLKEIEEDLKVHNFQIIAPYPISHSSTIKYLSTVDMVVVCSMQEGSPNVVKEAMASNCKGVFTDVGDIREVVGNTPGYAITSFNKSDLLKKILKVDAMSICKGRERLIQKKLDTQNIALRLKSIYLDALKSK from the coding sequence ATGAAAAGAAGTAATTTCATAGATGAAACATTAATGGAAGACGCGGATGAAGGCACTTTTGCCATTGAGTTTAGCAAAAACAAAACCCTAACAAACTCCTTTCCCGAAAAAACCATCAATGTGCTATTCGTATCCTCTGGGAATTTAAAAAATTTTGATCTAGCCCCTTTTATAAGAGTTCAAGGTGAATCACTTGCCCAAGTGGGCATTAATGTAACCTACTTTAAGATAAAAGGTAAGGGGTCCTCTGGTTATATAAACAATATAGAAAACCTCAAAAAATTCATTAAAGAGAATGATTTTGATCTTATCCACGCTCATTTTACACTTTCCGGCTGGGTAGCTGCTCTTACTTTTCCTAAGCAGCCTTTAGTTTTATCTTTGATGGGGACAGACGCTTTGGGACGGGTTAAAAGTCAATGGAAAATCACAAAAATCTTCAACCACCTCACCATGCTTACTTATTTCATACAGCCATTTGTCCAAAAAATAATATCCAAATCGCAGAACATTGATAATCATGTATGGTTAAAGAACAAATCTTACATTCTTCCAAACGGAGTAGATTTATCAAAATTTGATGGAAAAAGAACTGATTATAAAGAAGAATTAAATCTATCTCGGGACAAAAAGTACATTTTATTTTTAGGTAAAAAAGATGATAGAAACAAAAATTTTCAATTCCTAAAAGAAATTGAAGAAGACCTTAAAGTCCATAATTTTCAAATAATTGCCCCTTACCCTATCAGTCATTCCTCTACCATTAAATACCTAAGTACTGTGGACATGGTAGTGGTATGTTCCATGCAGGAAGGTTCTCCAAATGTGGTAAAAGAAGCTATGGCCTCAAACTGCAAGGGGGTTTTCACAGATGTGGGAGATATAAGGGAGGTTGTTGGTAATACTCCTGGTTACGCCATAACCTCTTTCAATAAAAGTGACCTTTTAAAAAAGATATTAAAGGTAGATGCGATGTCTATTTGCAAAGGAAGGGAGCGTCTCATCCAAAAAAAGTTGGACACTCAAAATATAGCACTAAGATTAAAAAGCATTTATCTTGATGCTCTCAAAAGCAAATAG
- a CDS encoding polysaccharide deacetylase family protein gives MNKKRRNIYAQMIAKAVIKLGILNIAKKKALKGKHILSIYFHKPSKEEFEKIILWLKNNGFKFISIDNLKEVIYKKAPFPKGAVLITVDDGWASNIENMTTVAKAHQVPLTIFLATEAIEEGYYWFSTAKKASRQKLGYPNSEQMKKLPNTERLALYQKLKVQTTQGNREAMTIEEIKSVKEDNYISFGAHTHSHPILPNCTDEEARKEIEISKEKVSLWSGKSVDTFAYPNGDYGERESNLLKENGFKLAFTTKATPLRKNDFTNPYSLPRLGFLEGASHEENLCRILGIWYSKSTFR, from the coding sequence ATGAATAAGAAACGACGAAATATATACGCTCAAATGATTGCAAAAGCAGTTATTAAATTGGGTATTCTGAATATCGCTAAAAAAAAAGCGCTTAAGGGGAAACATATATTATCCATTTACTTCCACAAGCCAAGTAAAGAGGAGTTTGAAAAAATAATTCTTTGGCTTAAAAACAATGGCTTTAAGTTTATCAGTATCGATAACCTTAAAGAAGTAATCTATAAAAAGGCTCCTTTTCCCAAGGGAGCAGTCTTGATCACTGTAGATGATGGATGGGCATCCAATATAGAAAACATGACAACAGTGGCAAAGGCCCATCAAGTCCCACTGACCATATTCCTAGCTACAGAAGCAATCGAAGAAGGTTACTATTGGTTTTCAACAGCAAAAAAGGCTAGTAGACAAAAGTTGGGATATCCCAACTCTGAGCAGATGAAAAAACTACCTAATACAGAAAGGCTAGCTCTCTATCAAAAACTAAAGGTCCAAACAACCCAAGGCAACAGAGAGGCTATGACTATAGAAGAAATCAAATCCGTCAAGGAAGACAACTATATTAGTTTTGGAGCGCACACTCACTCCCATCCCATACTACCAAACTGTACTGATGAGGAAGCTCGGAAGGAAATAGAAATAAGCAAAGAAAAGGTGTCCTTATGGTCGGGAAAATCAGTAGACACCTTTGCCTATCCTAATGGGGATTATGGAGAAAGAGAAAGTAACCTTTTAAAAGAAAACGGCTTCAAGTTGGCTTTTACCACAAAAGCTACTCCGCTTAGAAAAAATGATTTCACAAACCCTTATTCCTTACCTAGGTTGGGATTTCTGGAAGGAGCGTCACACGAAGAAAACCTGTGTCGTATTTTGGGAATATGGTATTCCAAATCAACATTCAGATAA
- a CDS encoding GNAT family N-acetyltransferase yields the protein MKILKGKEVMELINHCNFSSGWDKLVKECPWSTVFQKREFIATWYAKFNDQTPFMITDWNGESMTGLFTLVEENGKLSYPGNNLAEYQVWLSSSENNDKFIKEALDAIRKDYSLHLKYIPSKTPLEWLNSNGKLKNSIFLKAYSQPIMQCDEVFLEKELKKKNKKEKINRLKRQGKLSFERVTSSKEFRAILPNLIEQNEFRKGAIYGKLAFLEDPRRIDFLSKAFEHNLLHASILKLDEEIIASNVGFISNDTVHLQGLNTHSPFYSKFSPGILHFLMLGIYLSKENYNFFDLTPGGIDGYKSKLATSYSTTHEILMDSVFTTKKNQVKDALKTTAKTLIGNNTKKASQLSKLFTSPIKKNTTENNSEENANIQLIIKGNQINLTSNEPELEGETSSITYQKNSIADLLSFPLNNEKTEFLSDALYRIENGQTFYAIKGGDHLIGTIWYIPRGTKEPDGHKRSQDYMEFSYLTLHLRNNWNVVRLIIKEQELPESLSLFANLIPSKSSLDHQS from the coding sequence ATGAAAATTCTTAAAGGAAAAGAAGTAATGGAGTTGATAAACCATTGTAACTTCAGCAGTGGTTGGGATAAATTAGTAAAAGAATGTCCATGGTCCACTGTTTTTCAAAAAAGAGAGTTTATAGCCACATGGTATGCTAAATTTAATGATCAAACTCCATTTATGATCACAGATTGGAATGGAGAGAGTATGACGGGTCTATTTACATTAGTTGAAGAAAACGGAAAACTTTCCTATCCGGGCAATAACCTCGCAGAATACCAGGTATGGCTATCCTCTTCAGAAAACAATGATAAATTCATCAAAGAGGCATTGGATGCCATCAGGAAGGACTATTCCCTTCACCTAAAATATATCCCTTCAAAAACCCCTCTCGAATGGCTCAATAGCAATGGTAAGCTTAAGAATTCAATATTCTTAAAAGCCTATTCTCAGCCAATTATGCAATGTGATGAGGTTTTTCTTGAAAAAGAACTTAAAAAGAAAAATAAAAAAGAGAAAATTAACCGGCTAAAACGCCAAGGTAAACTATCCTTTGAAAGGGTAACTTCTTCCAAAGAATTTAGGGCAATCCTTCCGAATCTAATAGAACAAAATGAATTTAGAAAAGGGGCTATTTATGGCAAGCTGGCATTTCTCGAAGACCCTAGAAGAATTGATTTTCTATCCAAGGCCTTTGAACACAATTTATTACATGCCAGTATACTGAAATTGGACGAGGAAATTATTGCTTCAAATGTGGGGTTTATTTCAAATGACACTGTTCACCTTCAGGGACTCAATACCCATTCTCCTTTCTATTCAAAATTCAGCCCAGGCATTCTCCACTTTCTGATGTTAGGAATCTACCTAAGTAAAGAAAACTATAATTTTTTCGATCTTACACCTGGTGGTATAGATGGATATAAATCAAAACTTGCAACGAGCTACAGCACCACCCATGAAATACTAATGGACTCAGTGTTTACCACCAAGAAAAACCAAGTAAAGGATGCACTGAAAACAACTGCTAAAACATTAATTGGAAATAACACAAAAAAGGCATCACAACTCAGTAAACTCTTCACCTCTCCCATAAAAAAGAATACAACTGAAAACAATAGTGAAGAAAACGCAAATATTCAACTGATTATCAAGGGGAATCAAATTAATCTAACATCCAACGAACCGGAATTAGAGGGAGAAACATCATCCATTACTTACCAAAAAAACAGCATAGCAGACCTTCTTAGTTTCCCTTTAAACAATGAAAAAACAGAATTTCTTTCGGATGCTCTTTACAGAATTGAAAATGGTCAAACCTTTTATGCAATTAAAGGTGGGGATCACCTTATCGGAACTATATGGTATATTCCAAGAGGAACCAAAGAACCTGATGGCCATAAAAGGTCACAAGACTACATGGAGTTCTCTTATCTTACCCTTCACCTAAGAAATAATTGGAACGTGGTAAGGTTGATAATCAAAGAACAAGAATTACCGGAGAGTCTCTCCTTATTCGCAAATTTGATTCCTTCGAAATCATCATTAGACCATCAATCATAA
- a CDS encoding GNAT family N-acetyltransferase, whose product MLGYIFNKMTTSTISKILTGNCVFDILKDIKFQQKWDELYENTSWATIFQRRQFVQTWYLANKKDITPILLTVYKNGELIGLLPLTTRKPDGELKKNSPLKITGAGKFDAEYQAWLVKSGNNEVFIKTAFEALFEEFPHCKLSLRFIPDASIIEPLKSITSITEKHTVIHKHHRPLMDFSLVEEQKLFRKRHLKAKFNRIHRAGAVEFIKVKDTDEFIKILDEILVFLDFRQAAMFNKLPSKSNPNRTKFLIDLFRQDLLHVTALKLDGETISSIIGMKGKGWMHLAGLISYSPFHSKHSPGLVHLYMLGKMLQEEGFQKFDLTPGYDGYKERVSTSGDEVVELHLSKNIKYGFKKFLRKNLHNTLIKFDVRPMTFELNMKKKIYLIKEKTKGITNSFFSPNRSTDSWAFPSDINNLSVNKNSITDLLKYNENSTIQSRWGFLEKAFLLVSKGAEFYTVTDKKRLLACIWMSANDQLDEDETVSEQAIESYFHSIFKHNKSAFEKYVFECERALSSDKSKAHHENS is encoded by the coding sequence ATGCTAGGATATATTTTTAACAAGATGACTACATCAACAATTTCAAAGATTCTTACTGGGAATTGCGTTTTTGACATTTTGAAGGACATTAAATTCCAACAAAAATGGGACGAACTCTACGAAAATACGAGCTGGGCTACAATTTTTCAAAGAAGACAGTTTGTACAAACCTGGTATTTGGCCAATAAAAAGGATATTACGCCAATTCTACTTACTGTTTATAAAAACGGTGAATTAATTGGCCTTTTGCCATTGACTACACGGAAGCCAGATGGAGAATTAAAGAAGAACAGTCCATTAAAAATCACTGGTGCAGGAAAATTCGATGCGGAGTATCAGGCTTGGCTTGTAAAAAGTGGCAATAATGAAGTTTTTATCAAAACAGCTTTTGAAGCCCTCTTTGAAGAGTTTCCTCATTGTAAATTAAGCCTAAGATTCATTCCTGATGCATCCATAATCGAACCTTTAAAATCTATTACATCAATTACGGAAAAGCATACCGTAATACACAAGCACCATCGTCCGTTGATGGATTTTTCGCTTGTGGAAGAACAAAAGCTGTTTAGAAAAAGACATCTCAAGGCCAAATTCAATCGAATTCATCGTGCCGGAGCTGTAGAATTTATTAAAGTTAAGGATACAGATGAATTCATTAAGATACTCGATGAGATCCTTGTCTTTTTAGATTTTAGACAAGCAGCAATGTTTAATAAACTCCCTTCAAAATCCAATCCAAACCGAACCAAATTCCTAATTGATTTATTCAGACAAGACCTTCTACATGTCACTGCATTAAAATTAGATGGAGAAACCATTTCATCTATTATTGGAATGAAAGGAAAAGGTTGGATGCATCTTGCCGGATTGATTAGTTATTCACCATTTCATTCAAAACATTCACCTGGATTGGTTCATTTATATATGCTCGGAAAAATGTTACAAGAAGAGGGTTTCCAAAAGTTTGACCTTACACCAGGATATGACGGATATAAAGAACGGGTTTCTACAAGTGGAGATGAAGTAGTGGAACTTCATTTAAGTAAAAACATAAAGTACGGCTTCAAGAAGTTCCTTAGGAAAAATCTTCACAATACCCTAATAAAGTTTGATGTTCGCCCAATGACTTTTGAGCTTAACATGAAGAAAAAGATTTATTTAATTAAAGAAAAAACAAAAGGAATAACGAATTCATTCTTTTCACCGAACAGGTCGACTGACTCATGGGCTTTCCCCTCAGACATTAACAACTTATCCGTTAACAAAAACAGCATTACTGATTTGCTTAAATACAATGAAAACAGCACTATACAGTCCAGGTGGGGATTTCTGGAAAAAGCCTTTTTATTGGTAAGCAAGGGAGCCGAATTCTACACAGTGACTGATAAAAAACGTCTTTTGGCCTGTATCTGGATGTCAGCAAATGATCAGCTAGATGAAGATGAAACGGTTTCCGAACAAGCAATAGAAAGTTATTTCCATTCTATCTTCAAGCATAATAAATCCGCTTTCGAAAAGTACGTATTTGAATGTGAAAGGGCCCTCTCTTCAGATAAATCAAAGGCACATCATGAAAATTCTTAA
- a CDS encoding polysaccharide pyruvyl transferase family protein, translating to MKTRILITHISQTLNYGSAMMALNLISRMKPLLPNSEIYCECDDYHLDRLKVGTGIHDLKKFDALFNTKLTPITKVKRYIFGNDESIKKITDNFDFLIVLGGDDLSETYKKGALLKGSVYKSINKKCKVILAGQSFGPFFGSTRTMIRNFYKDISIITRDDNSFEFSKELGIKKLVKSRDLAMMPLPHQQEFAKIVEDYSDLHPNKYITMVPSGLWHKYTEDKEGYIDMWKQLIKNLTKRYPEFKFVILGHVLGPAKSDDRFVIKEIEKSMSSTERENLIFITETIQPAEARQILGGSFMVITGRMHAAVSTFFMRKPAISLAYSEKYAGVIGRGLELPDLIVESRNQTWGKQSPLLEEVDKKITYVEKNYKELTKKIDIKVAECTALVEDQINFIVSEILQCKKKSA from the coding sequence ATGAAAACAAGAATACTTATTACCCACATTTCGCAAACACTAAATTATGGTAGTGCCATGATGGCATTAAACCTAATTAGCAGAATGAAACCGTTGCTTCCAAATTCAGAAATCTATTGTGAATGTGACGACTACCACTTAGACAGGCTTAAAGTTGGAACAGGAATCCATGATCTGAAAAAATTTGATGCTCTTTTCAACACGAAATTAACCCCCATAACAAAAGTTAAGCGGTACATTTTCGGAAATGATGAATCCATCAAAAAAATCACAGACAATTTTGACTTTCTAATTGTATTGGGAGGAGATGATCTATCTGAAACCTATAAAAAGGGTGCATTACTAAAAGGATCTGTTTACAAATCCATTAATAAAAAATGCAAGGTAATTTTAGCTGGGCAATCTTTTGGACCATTCTTTGGATCTACCAGGACAATGATTAGAAATTTCTATAAAGACATCAGTATTATCACTCGAGATGACAACAGTTTTGAATTCTCTAAAGAACTCGGCATCAAGAAATTGGTAAAAAGCAGGGATTTGGCCATGATGCCACTTCCTCATCAACAAGAATTCGCCAAAATAGTTGAAGATTATTCAGATTTACATCCAAATAAATACATTACGATGGTTCCCTCAGGATTATGGCATAAGTATACGGAAGACAAAGAAGGGTATATAGATATGTGGAAACAACTTATCAAAAACCTTACAAAGCGATATCCAGAATTCAAATTTGTTATTTTAGGGCATGTCTTGGGCCCCGCCAAATCGGATGATCGATTCGTGATAAAAGAAATAGAAAAAAGCATGAGTTCTACAGAGCGTGAAAATCTCATTTTTATCACCGAAACCATACAGCCTGCTGAGGCTAGGCAAATTCTCGGAGGCAGCTTTATGGTCATTACAGGAAGAATGCATGCAGCAGTATCTACATTCTTTATGAGAAAGCCCGCCATTTCATTGGCTTATAGTGAAAAGTATGCTGGCGTAATTGGTCGAGGGCTGGAGCTACCTGATCTAATTGTCGAATCCAGAAACCAAACTTGGGGCAAACAATCTCCATTATTGGAAGAAGTAGACAAAAAAATCACCTATGTTGAAAAGAATTATAAAGAATTAACAAAAAAAATTGACATCAAAGTGGCAGAATGCACGGCATTGGTAGAGGATCAAATAAATTTCATCGTCAGTGAAATACTTCAATGCAAAAAAAAGTCTGCTTAA